A segment of the Necator americanus strain Aroian chromosome IV, whole genome shotgun sequence genome:
TTTTGAAAACcccatttctattttttgaacctatgtttttttttctgaagtttttaaTGGAACATActaaaatttcctcaatttttacttttaaaattttgaagattttaaaatttactgCAGTATTTTTTATTGCAGTATTAGACAGGATTAAAATAgaggagaaatggaagaaatcggAAATATTCTCAGTATTTTCCCTTCCGCTCCGGCACAGGAAAATAACTGCAAATTAATCGTCGAttaatttcttcctgaaaatgggaaaataaagagaataaaaaggaaatcgCAGGTCCTCAACGTGCCCTCATTAATTTGGCTAATTTTGTCCTACATAACTCGATCTAAAATCCATAATTACAGACGTGGGAAGTAATTTCTCGAAAGAGTATGCGGAATACTGGAAAAGGCCAGAAATTGAGAAGAGTTCGaatttttccatagaaaaaaatgagtactCGTATTTCTCTAGCGATGATGGtgagtttttaattgaaatctgattttcccctttttgaaGAGTTCAAACTAGACttcagtttttcaatttttaaatttgagaagttttttCCAACGTGGAGTTTCTCAAGTTTCCTTTTTGAactttctgctattttttttctgacttaaaaaattttcagtttcacCAACAAACAATACGAAACGTTATTCCACATTTGTGTCAGCATTCCGATGACAACAGCACCTATATCAGCCTATGTTCATGTTCATGTTCATATAAATCGtgtatttaatttcttttaaatgtaatttttgcatttgtcCTTCAATAAATGCttgttcaaaaatgaattcgTGTTTTTTGTGGTTTGACGCAATTTTGCACCAAACACACACAACATTCCTTTATGCTATTTTCTTCAACCTCATCCGGACGGACACAGCTTATACTTGTAAGTATTCAATAGGGaattattaaaaagaaatccactCAGAAATATTGGCGgctatttctgaaaaataccGGAAATGTCtgggaaatttttgttctcagCCGAAATGACGAATATATGTATGTGCCTGgtttctgagatttttttttggaaaggtCAAAATAATTATTGGTTAAGAATTGTGTTTTGGGATAGTTTTGGGAAATAATACGTATTTATGCTCGTCACACACGTTTCTCACGTCGCTTCAGCATGCGATTACTGGTTATTGGTTACTAGTTTCGAACATCGGAACTAAATTTACTGGTTCAGCGCTTTCACTCCAATTTTACTCCAGAGGAAACCGGGAACAAAAACATGCCCGCcgtgaaacaattttttagagTAAATTGAATCATCCTCAAtggatttgtttatttttgttgttgttgttgttgttgtttgtccAATCGATTACAAGTCGAGTTCAATTGAGAACGTAGCGCCAACCGTGGTTCATCGGGAGATGCgtaggaaattaaaaaaatccacaataaaCCACGAAATACACCTTAAATagtgtttttgaagaaaaaaaaaaccttagaagaaaacaacaacactaAAACAACAAACGtaatttccaggaatttccacacaaatttcatttcttagaTTTGAAACGTGTTTGTTATTGTCGTCATTAGTTTACCAGGAAGTGAAATTCTAGAAGCGAAATTTTATCCATGATTTTGgcacgtgaaaaaaaacgtgggaaGCAAAGAACGAAcggttttctcttcttgtaagatgatatttttttgtacttgttccggggagaaaaaaaacacttcaggATTCAGGTTACACAATTGCACTACATAGACATATGCTAGACATCCCAGGGCTAAATATAAATTGCTGTCGCTAACATTTACAACTGAATTACATCCGacttaattaaattttgagaatAACATATCAGAATTATAAGCAAAAGCACAAAATAATTCTCTGAAGTCAGATATTCAAGGGAAAGACAATGAAAATTCGGAAAATATCACTTTCTTGCGAAAATTTtagcaaatgattttttttccgatgacCTTAGGACCATAGCCATAGCCAATACGATGGCTTTGTTATGCTTAGATTTTTCTtgcatgagatttttttccagttttttctgggattttcaAGGAGGAAAGTGAGCACACTTTATGCAGATACGCTTTAAGGAAATaaccaaaatcaaaaatcttctGGTTTCCCGGGTTCCGCCTGGACTCAACGTTGATCCTCATTGTTCATTTCTCATCTTTGTATCGTTTTTTTGCATTCTCCCATCTTAAATTCAATTCTTGAACAATAAtcagaaaatttagaatttataATGATttatcatagaaaaaatatgatgaaagaaatgatACGGTTCAAGAAGAAAGACTcaatatgtacatataaacAGCTGATAGAGACAGAAAATGTTTACACGCATATCGTTTTATGAAATTCTCTGGTAGAAATGAATCACATCCGGAAAAATCCCCACTAGCTCTTTCCAAATGATGACACGAATTGCGAGTATCGTCGATTATCACGCGTGGGTGAGTCTGAAAatcaatttattgattatCACATAGTTGAAATTCTCGTTGGTTCATATGTTTACGCTAGGCTCAAAACTACAAACATTCAGTAATTTTAGGGGAAATCTGCGTGCAATCTCGAcggcaacgaaaaaaatcttaatctCTTTTTGTCGCCGGTAGAAAAATGCATTGTCAAAATACACGCTATCCCTCTTCAGGAAAATGTCCTGGAATGTTTAgcatttatttccaaaaaataattttttcactttagaaaatttttgatcgAAAGATTCCTTTCCAAAATGTGCACTGCAACGAGGTCTCCTGTTGtttaatattcaaaaaaatccccaaaaattaaagttttgtaaaaaaaaaagttcttaggagcaaattaaaaaaaaaacaaaaaaaatagaccAGAGTCGactcattttcttccaaataaatggaaaattcaCCAAAAGCGTCTAACATAAATTTTGAACGGATTTCTACCTATCAGACTTATCCTCATTCAATC
Coding sequences within it:
- a CDS encoding hypothetical protein (NECATOR_CHRIV.G17025.T1): MGSSMAKSRRSEYCDYSNRKKDVGSNFSKEYAEYWKRPEIEKSSNFSIEKNEYSYFSSDDVSPTNNTKRYSTFVSAFR